A region of the Kaistia geumhonensis genome:
GAAGCCACCCATGGCGAGGTCGGTGCCGCCGAGGGGCACAAGGGTCCGTTCCCGCCCTTCGACACCAATACGTTCCCGTCGCAGATTCTGTGGTTCATCATCTGCTTCGGCGCGCTCTATCTGCTGATGAAGCGGGTGATCGTGCCGCGGATGGCCTCGATCATCGATGGCCGCGCCCAGCGCATCGCCGCCGATATCGAGGAGGCGCAGCGCCTGAAGCTGCAGTCCGACACGGCGCTCGCCGGTTATGAGAAGGCGCTCGCCGATGCCCGTGGCTCGGCGCACAAGATCGCGCAGACGGCGACCGACCAGGCCAAGGCCGATGCCGAAGCCCGCCGCCACGCGATCGAAGCCGATGTCGCCGCCAAGCTCGCCGAGGCGGAGACGCGCATCTCCGACATCAAGTCGCGGGCGCTCGCCGATGTCGGCACCATCGCCGAGGACGCTGCCGGCGCCGTCGTCGAGGCGCTGACGGGCCAGCAGCCGACGCGGGACGAGGTTTCGGCAGCGGTTTCGGCCGCTCGGGCGCAGTAAGGGGATCGCGATCATGGGTTTCGACGCCACATTCTTCGCGCTTGTCGGTCTCGTCCTCTTCCTGCTGCTGCTGATCTATCTCGGCGTGCACAAGACCCTCGCCAAGGCGCTCGACAATCGGGCGGCGTCCATCTCCAAGGAGCTGGACGAGGCGAAGCGGCTTCGCGAGGAAGCCGCCCAGCTGTTGGCCGAGTATCAGAAGAAGGCCCGCGACGCCGAGGTCGAGGCGCGCGGCATCGTCGACCAGGCGAGCCGCGAGGCCGCCGCCCTGGCCGAGGAAGCCAAGGCCCGTATGGAGGACTATGTTGCCCGCCGCACCAAGATGGCGGAAGACAAGATCACCCAGGCCGAGAACATCGCGCTTCAGGAAGTGCGTTCGCTCTCCGCTGATGTCGCGATCGCCGCTGCGGAGAAGATTCTCTCGGCGAAGCTCAAGGGCGAGGCCGGCGCAGGTCTTGTCGAGAAGGCGATCGGCGAGGTTCGTTCGCGGCTCAACTGAGACGCCGAATCTGATCATCGATTTCGGACGGCCGGGCCCTCGCGCCCGGCCGTTTCGTTTTGAGATCGGTCCGCAGCGTCAGGCGGGTACGGCGGCTAGAAGATCGAGCTCCACCTCGATCGCCGCCGGGGCGACGCTCGAAAGAAGCGCGCGGATGGGGGCGAAGCTCGAACGATGCAGCGGCGTGGCGCCGTGGCTGGCGAGCGCTTCCATGTGGAACGGCGTGCCGTATCCCATGTGCCGGTCGAAGCCGTAGGCGGGGAAGCGGCCGGCGGCGCGGATCATCATGCGGTCGCGCGTGACCTTGGCGACGATAGAGGCGGCGGCGATCGACACCGATCGCGCATCGCCTTTCACGACGGCCTCGCCGCGGCAGCAGAGGCCCGGCGGCACGTCGATACCGTCGATGAGGGCATGGTCGGCGTCGTGGGCGAGCGAGGCGACGGCCTGGCGCATGGCCCAGAGGGTCGCCTGGCGAATATCGGTCTGGTCGATGCGGGTCACCGAGCCGGCTGCGACCGCGACCACCGAGGTCGCCATGATTGCCTCGAACAGCTTCTCGCGGGCGGGCCGGTCGAGCTTCTTCGAGTCGTCGAGACCGGGTGGAACCCGCTTCGGATCGAGGATCACCGCCGCAGCCACGACCGGACCCGCAAGGGGGCCGCGGCCTGCTTCGTCGACCCCGGCGATCCGCTTGAGGCCGGCGCGGCGCAGCCGCCGCTCCAGCGCATCGTTGGGGGCGTCCGGCAGGTCGAACAGGGCGGGCGAATCGGCGGGTCGTCTGGCCATGGCCGCAACAATGCGCCGAAGAGCGGCGCTGGCAAGGCGTCGGCGTCCGGGACGCGCTCTCTCAGCGAAGGCGCCGGATCATCACCGCCTTGCCGCCGGACTCCATGTCGGCGCGGCGTACCTCGACCCCCGGGACGGTCTCCATGAGATCGACCAGCTTGCGATAGCCGAAGTTGCGCGGGTCGAAATCCGGCATGCGCTTGAAGAGGATGGTGCCCACGGCGCCGAGATGCGCCCAGCCGTCGTCGCCCGAAACGTCGTCGATCGCGGAATGGATCTCGTCCTTCGGCAGCTTCGGCCCTGCCTTGGCACGCGTCGCCGCGGCCGTCTTGGTCCGCTCCTTCTTGGGCGTTTCCTCGGCGAGCAGCAGGTCGCAATAGAAGAAGCGGTCGCAGGCGGCGACATAGGGCTTGGTCGACTTCTGCTCGCCGAAACCATAGACGAGCAGGCCGTCCTCGCGGATGCGGCTCGCCAGGGTCGTGAAGTCGCTGTCGCTGGACGCGATGCAGAAGCCGTCCAGCCCCTTCTCGTGCAGCATGTCCATCGCCTCGATGGCGAGCTTCATGTCTGTCGCGTTCTTTCCGACGGCGGCCGGCGGCACATGCACCGGCGTCAGCGCATGACTGTGCAGCAAAGGCTGCCAGGCATTCATGCTGCTGGAGGCGAAATGGCCATAGACGCGGCGGATGACGATCCGGCCGAGCGTCGAGGCCTCGCGGATGATGATCGGCAGGAAGTCGGCGCGGACATTGTCGGCGTCGATCAGAAGGGCGAGCTTGGCAGTCGAATCGGGCGGCAGGTCGGTCATGGATGACTCCGGGCGCCGCACGAGCGGAGCGTTCGGGCGACAGATGACGATCCGCCATTGTCGCACGGACGACGCCCCGCCACACCTCAGAACAGGCTGAGCTGCGCCGGTGCCTTCACAGGCGGGGAAAAGAGATCGGTCCGGAGGCGAAGGTTGCGGCGGTTCATGCCGAGCCGGCGTGTCGCGATCTCGAAGCGGCGGCCGATCTGCCAGGCATAGGGGCCTTCGCCCTTCTGCCGCTTGCCGAAGGTCGCGTCGTAGTCCTTGCCGCCGCGCATCGAGCGCATGACCGAGAGGACATGCCGGTAGCGGTCGGGATAATGGCGCAGCAGCCATTCACGAAAGAGGTCCGCCACCTCGAGCGGCAGGCGCAGGATGACATAGCCCGCCTCGCCCGCGCCTGCCTCGGCCGCAGCGTCGAGAATGCGCTCGATCTCGCTGTCGTTGAGCGCCGGGATGACCGGCGCCGTCAGGACGCCGACCGGAATGCCGGCGGCGGCGAGGGTCCGGATCGTCTCCAGCCGACGTGGCGGCGTCGCGGCGCGGGGCTCCATGACGCGCGCGAGATGGCGGTCGAGCGTCGTGACCGAGATCGCGACCTTGGCGAGTCCGCGCTCGGCCATGCGTGAGAGAATGTCGATGTCGCGCATCACGAGCGCCGACTTGGTGACGATCCCGACGGGATGGTTGAAGCGGTCGAGCACCTCGAGGATGTCGCGCATCATGCGATGCTGGCGCTCGATCGGCTGGTAGGGATCGGTATTGGTCCCGATCGCGATCGTGCGCGGCTTGTAGCCGGGCGCGGACAGTTCCTTTTCCAGCAGCGCGGCGGCGTCCGGCTTGAAGAAGAGCTTCGATTCGAAATCTAGCCCCGGCGACAGGCCCATATAGGCGTGGCTCGGCCGGGCGAAGCAGTAGATGCAGCCATGCTCGCAGCCGCGATAGGGATTGATCGAGCGATCGAAGGCGATATCCGGCGAATCGTTGCGGGTGATGATCACCTTGGCCTTCTCGGCCTGCACCTCGGTCTTGAAGGGCGGCAGTTCGTCGAGCGTCTGCCACCCGTCGTCGAAGGGGATGCTCTGAAGCTTCTCGAAGCGGCCCGATGCGTTGGTCTCGGCGCCCCGGCCGCGGCGGCGGTCGGGATCGATCAGCGGGGCGGCGGCCGCGAGCACCAGAGGGTCAAGGCCAGGATCGAGGGGACGAGCGAGCGACATCGCCGAAGGATAGGATCGCAATTGGAACAAAGCAAGAACATTAACCCACAGGCACGGCGATCCCTTCATTCGCGTCGCGATTGATGAAAATTGCAGTTAAGAATATCGGTCATGATCAGCGTCATCCTCCCGACCCGTAACGACGAGACGGCGCTGGCCCATGCGCTGGCGGCGCTGGTGCCGGCCGCCGCGGACGGCCTGGTCCGCGAGGTCATCGTCGTGGATCGCGGCTCGTCCGACGGTACAGCGCTGGTCGCCGATGCCGCGGGCTGCCGCTTCGTCCGCGCCACTACCGCCGAGGGCGAGGATCTCTCGCGCGCCGCGTTGAACGCACGGTCTGACTGGCTGCTGTTCCTCTCGCCGCATGTGGCGCTCGAGCCCGGCTGGCAGCGCGAAGCACAGGATTTCATCGACCGCGTGCAGGCATCGGGCGATACGCTGCGCGCCGCGGCGTTCCGCCATGCCCGCGCCGGCTTCGGGGCAGGGGCGCGACTCGCCGAAGCTGTCGCTTCTCTCAGGATGCGGCTCTTCGCGGCCCCCTATCTGGACGAGGGACTTCTGGTCTCGGCGCGGCTCTACCGCGAGGTCGGCGGCCACAGGCCATTGCCGGGCATCGCGGATGTTGATCTCGCGCGCCGTATCGGCGGGCGGCGGCTGAGCTTCCTCCGATCCCGCGCCGTGTTGCGGGGCGATGCACCGTCGCGGCCCGGCGGCGCCCTGCCGAGCGCGGCGCGGCTGGCGCTCATCGTGCTGCGCGTCCCGCCCTCGCTGATCGCGCGCCGGGTGGGCTAGCCGGTCTCGCGACACGTCTGATAGGCTGAGTGCCTTATCGGAGGAGCGGTCCGATCCGGACGGTCCGATATCCGTGGCCGCGCCGGTCGGTTGCAGTGGGGGGCTCGCGGAACCATGAAGATCGACGTCCTGAAGGCGGCCTGCAAGGGCACGGTCGTCGCAGCCGGCGACGCGGATTTCCTCGACGCGGCCCGTGGCGGCCTCTGGAACAGGCTCGTTCCCGACCGCCTGCCCGACATCGTCGTGAAGGTCGTCGACGAGGACGACATCATCGCCGCCGTGAACTTCGCCCGCGAGGCCGGGCTGAAGGTCGCCGTGCGCGGGGGCGGGCACAACTGGGCCCAGCCGACCTTGCGCCACGGCGGCATGCTGATCGACCTCCAAAAGCTCACCCGCGTCATCTCGATCGATGTCGAAGCGCGCCGCGCGGTGATCCAGCCCATCATCAGCAATCGCGACATCCAGAAGGCGTTGAACCCGCTGGGGCTCGCCTTCCCTACCGGCCATTGTCCCGAGGTGAAGGCGAGCGGCTATTTTCTCAGCGGCGGAATGGCCTGGAACCCGACCGTCTGGGGCTCCAGGGCCGAGAGCCTCGAGGCGATCGAACTCGTGACGGCCGCGGGCGAACTCATCAAGGCGAGCGAGACGGAGAACGCGGACTATTTCTGGGCCGCTCGCGGCGCGGGACCCGGCTTCTTCGGCATCGTCACGAAGTATTATCTGAAGCTCTATCCGCTGCCGAAGGCGATCCATGGCAGCGTCTATTTCTATCGTCTCGAGGATGCGCCGGCGATCGGCACCTGGCTTGGCGACGCCGCGCCCCGCATCGCGCCGAGCGTCGAGCTGAGCCAGTTCATCGTGCAGGCGCCGGCCGAGCTGAAGGCAGCGGCGAGCGCCGACAATGGCTGGCTCTGCATGGTGACCGGCTCGGCCTTCGAGGATACGCCGGAGGCGGCCCGCGCCGCGCTGCGGCCGCTGGAGGATGGGCCGATCGCGCCGATCGCCTCCACATTCGCGACGCCGATGACCTTCGAGCAGCTCTTCGACGCCTCCGGCGCGCTTTGGCCGGAGGGTCTTCGCTCGCGCGTGGAGGCAACCTTCTCCGACCACAGCCCGGGCGAGATGATGAAGGCGGTGCTGCCGCTCGTGCAGAAGGCGCCCTCGCCGATGTCCGTGTTCCTCTTCACGATCTTCTGCGGGCCGAATGTTCCGGCGCCGCAGAAGAACATGGCGCTCTCGATGCATTCGAAGGTCTATGGCGGACCCTGGACCATGTGGTGGGATGCGAAAGACGACGACGCGAACGCCGACTGGCACCGCGCGATGACCGCGGCACTGCGTCCCTTCAACCTCGGCTACTATGTCGGCGAGGCCAACACCGTCGAGCGCCCGGCCACGGCTGTCGAGGCGTTCTCGCCGGAGAAGTGGCAGAGGCTTTGCGAACTCAGGGACAAATACGACCCCGACCGCCTCTTCTTCGACTATTTCGACGGGTTTGCGGCCAGAGGCTAGACGCCATCGGTCTCGTGCCTCGGTGGCGCCCTAGACGCGGAGCTTGCCGCGCTTCAGATGTTCGTCGAGACGAGGCATGATCTCGACGAAATTGCAGGGCTGGTGGCGATAGTCGAATTGCGGGGCGATGATGCCGTCCCATGCATCCTTGCAGGCGCCGGTCGAGCCCGGGACGACGAAGACGAAGGTCGAGTTGGCGAGGCCGGCCGTTGCGCGCGACTGCACCGTCGAGGTTCCGATCTTGTCGTAGCTGATACGGTGAAAGACGGCAGAAAAGCCGTCCATCCGCTTCTCGAACAACGGCTCCACCGCTTCCGGCGTCACGTCGCGGCCGGTGAATCCGGTGCCGCCGGTTGTGATCACGACATCGATCGACGGCTCGGCGATCCAGCAGGAAACGATGGCACGGATTTCCTCGACGTCATCGGGCACGATCGCCCGCTCGGCAAGGACATGGCCGGCCGACGTGATCCGGTCGGCGAGCGTCTGGCCGGACTTGTCGGTGTCCAGCGAGCGCGTGTCGGACACGGCCAGGACGGCGAAGCGGACGGGAATGAAGGGCAGCGTCTCGTCGATCCGGCTCATGGCACTTCCTGAGGATGAGGGTTCGGCTGTCGGCAGCGCCAGCCTGGCGCATCGGGCATCGGCTGGCCTTGATCTGGCGCAGGCGAGCAGCTTTCGCAGTCTGCCACGGTTTCAGCCCGTCCGCGACACGGCGCCGACCGAGGGGGCGGCAAGGGCGACCGGGCGTAGCCACCATGAGGCGTGTTGCTCTTCGAGCGTCGCCGCCGCCCGACGCGCCGACTCGCTGTCGGGAAAGAGCCCGAAGACGGTGGCGCCCGACCCTGACATGCGGGCGAAGAGGCATCCCGGGCTGGCGGCCAGCCGATCCTCGACCGCCGCGATCACAGGCGCCTCCAGCCGGGCCGGGCCGGCGAGATCGTTGCGCGTCGCGGCCTCCAGGAAGGCGGCGAGCGCCGCCGCATCACGGAAGACGGGGAGCGCGTCCGGCAAGGGCGGATTGTCGGGCCGTTCGAGCCGCCGGAAGACGGCCGGCGTCGAGACGCCGATCCCCGGATTGGCGAGAACCATGTGGAAGGGCGGCAGCCCCTCCCAGGCGGTCAGCGCCTCGCCGATGCCGCGGGCCCGCAGCGGCCGGCTGGCAAGGCACATCGGCCCGTCGGCGCCGAGCTTCATCGCACAGGCGGCAAGGCCGCTTTCATCCCGGATGCCGTTCAGCGCCGCGAGCAGCCGCAGCGTCGCCGCCCCATCCGCTGAACCGCCACCGATGCCGGAGGCGAGCGGCAGGTTCTTTTCGAGGCGGAGTGGAGGGATCGCGGCGCCCGGATAGTGGGCCGCGAAGATCATCGCGGCGCGCAGGACGAGATTGTCCGAACCGGCGGCGAGGCCGGCTGCGAACGGCCCCTCGATCGCAAGCGGCGTCGCGACGGGCGCCGCCGGTACCGCCTCGATCATGTCGCCGAACGCGGCGAACACGACGAGGCTGTCGAGGCTGTGATAGCCGTCCGGCCGGCGGCCGACGACATGCAGCGCCAGATTGATCTTTGCCGGCGCCAGAGCGCGCGCGAGCGGAGCCGATGCCACGGAAGAACTGCGCGCTACGGCGTCGTGACCTTCGGAACCTCGATCACGAAGCCGGGGATGAGCCGGTTGGGATTGCGCAGCTTGCCGCGATTGGCCTCGATGAGCTTCATGTAGAGCTCGCCATTGCCATAGACGCGCTCGGCGATCTTCCAGAGGCTGTCGCCCTCGACGACGGTCACCGAATCCGGCGTCGCCGGTGCATCGCCTGACATGGTGGCGTCGGTCACCGTGTTCCCCGTGGTCGAGGCGACGCGGCTTTCCTCGACCTTGTCGAGACCATGCGCCAGCTTGGCGAGGATGCGCTCCTTGGCCTCGGGCTCGGGATCCATGTCGCGGGCATGCGACCACTGGAAGGTCGCCTCCAGCTTGCGGCCTACCTTCCAGTAGGCGTCGCCGAGGTGATCGTTGATCGTGGCATCGTCCGGCTTGAGGGCGATGGCGCGCTCGAGCTGCGCGACCGCCTCGTCGTAGCGGCCGGTGCGATAATAGGCCCAGCCGAGGCTGTCGACGATGTAGCCGTCGTCCGGCTTCAGCTCGACCGCCTTCTTGATCATGGCCATGCCGCGATCGAGATTGACCGACTTGTCGATCCAACTGTAGCCGAGATAGTTCAGCACCTGCGCCTCGTTGGGCGAGAGCTTGAGCGCCTCCTCGAGATCGGCCTCGGCCTTCGGCCAGTCGCCGGCGCGCTCGAAGGCGATGCCGCGATAGTAATAGAGCAGCCAGTTGCGCGGATCCGACGGCTCGATGGCGGCCAGCGCCTT
Encoded here:
- a CDS encoding F0F1 ATP synthase subunit B, coding for MTWLVTSASAQEAAPPAPPADAHAPPPPPPPGEAAVPPPHPPEATHGEVGAAEGHKGPFPPFDTNTFPSQILWFIICFGALYLLMKRVIVPRMASIIDGRAQRIAADIEEAQRLKLQSDTALAGYEKALADARGSAHKIAQTATDQAKADAEARRHAIEADVAAKLAEAETRISDIKSRALADVGTIAEDAAGAVVEALTGQQPTRDEVSAAVSAARAQ
- a CDS encoding F0F1 ATP synthase subunit B family protein translates to MGFDATFFALVGLVLFLLLLIYLGVHKTLAKALDNRAASISKELDEAKRLREEAAQLLAEYQKKARDAEVEARGIVDQASREAAALAEEAKARMEDYVARRTKMAEDKITQAENIALQEVRSLSADVAIAAAEKILSAKLKGEAGAGLVEKAIGEVRSRLN
- a CDS encoding ribonuclease HII, with amino-acid sequence MARRPADSPALFDLPDAPNDALERRLRRAGLKRIAGVDEAGRGPLAGPVVAAAVILDPKRVPPGLDDSKKLDRPAREKLFEAIMATSVVAVAAGSVTRIDQTDIRQATLWAMRQAVASLAHDADHALIDGIDVPPGLCCRGEAVVKGDARSVSIAAASIVAKVTRDRMMIRAAGRFPAYGFDRHMGYGTPFHMEALASHGATPLHRSSFAPIRALLSSVAPAAIEVELDLLAAVPA
- a CDS encoding NYN domain-containing protein, which translates into the protein MTDLPPDSTAKLALLIDADNVRADFLPIIIREASTLGRIVIRRVYGHFASSSMNAWQPLLHSHALTPVHVPPAAVGKNATDMKLAIEAMDMLHEKGLDGFCIASSDSDFTTLASRIREDGLLVYGFGEQKSTKPYVAACDRFFYCDLLLAEETPKKERTKTAAATRAKAGPKLPKDEIHSAIDDVSGDDGWAHLGAVGTILFKRMPDFDPRNFGYRKLVDLMETVPGVEVRRADMESGGKAVMIRRLR
- a CDS encoding PA0069 family radical SAM protein: MSLARPLDPGLDPLVLAAAAPLIDPDRRRGRGAETNASGRFEKLQSIPFDDGWQTLDELPPFKTEVQAEKAKVIITRNDSPDIAFDRSINPYRGCEHGCIYCFARPSHAYMGLSPGLDFESKLFFKPDAAALLEKELSAPGYKPRTIAIGTNTDPYQPIERQHRMMRDILEVLDRFNHPVGIVTKSALVMRDIDILSRMAERGLAKVAISVTTLDRHLARVMEPRAATPPRRLETIRTLAAAGIPVGVLTAPVIPALNDSEIERILDAAAEAGAGEAGYVILRLPLEVADLFREWLLRHYPDRYRHVLSVMRSMRGGKDYDATFGKRQKGEGPYAWQIGRRFEIATRRLGMNRRNLRLRTDLFSPPVKAPAQLSLF
- a CDS encoding glycosyltransferase — its product is MISVILPTRNDETALAHALAALVPAAADGLVREVIVVDRGSSDGTALVADAAGCRFVRATTAEGEDLSRAALNARSDWLLFLSPHVALEPGWQREAQDFIDRVQASGDTLRAAAFRHARAGFGAGARLAEAVASLRMRLFAAPYLDEGLLVSARLYREVGGHRPLPGIADVDLARRIGGRRLSFLRSRAVLRGDAPSRPGGALPSAARLALIVLRVPPSLIARRVG
- a CDS encoding FAD-binding oxidoreductase, whose product is MKIDVLKAACKGTVVAAGDADFLDAARGGLWNRLVPDRLPDIVVKVVDEDDIIAAVNFAREAGLKVAVRGGGHNWAQPTLRHGGMLIDLQKLTRVISIDVEARRAVIQPIISNRDIQKALNPLGLAFPTGHCPEVKASGYFLSGGMAWNPTVWGSRAESLEAIELVTAAGELIKASETENADYFWAARGAGPGFFGIVTKYYLKLYPLPKAIHGSVYFYRLEDAPAIGTWLGDAAPRIAPSVELSQFIVQAPAELKAAASADNGWLCMVTGSAFEDTPEAARAALRPLEDGPIAPIASTFATPMTFEQLFDASGALWPEGLRSRVEATFSDHSPGEMMKAVLPLVQKAPSPMSVFLFTIFCGPNVPAPQKNMALSMHSKVYGGPWTMWWDAKDDDANADWHRAMTAALRPFNLGYYVGEANTVERPATAVEAFSPEKWQRLCELRDKYDPDRLFFDYFDGFAARG
- the moaB gene encoding molybdenum cofactor biosynthesis protein B; this encodes MSRIDETLPFIPVRFAVLAVSDTRSLDTDKSGQTLADRITSAGHVLAERAIVPDDVEEIRAIVSCWIAEPSIDVVITTGGTGFTGRDVTPEAVEPLFEKRMDGFSAVFHRISYDKIGTSTVQSRATAGLANSTFVFVVPGSTGACKDAWDGIIAPQFDYRHQPCNFVEIMPRLDEHLKRGKLRV
- a CDS encoding 4-(cytidine 5'-diphospho)-2-C-methyl-D-erythritol kinase; the protein is MASAPLARALAPAKINLALHVVGRRPDGYHSLDSLVVFAAFGDMIEAVPAAPVATPLAIEGPFAAGLAAGSDNLVLRAAMIFAAHYPGAAIPPLRLEKNLPLASGIGGGSADGAATLRLLAALNGIRDESGLAACAMKLGADGPMCLASRPLRARGIGEALTAWEGLPPFHMVLANPGIGVSTPAVFRRLERPDNPPLPDALPVFRDAAALAAFLEAATRNDLAGPARLEAPVIAAVEDRLAASPGCLFARMSGSGATVFGLFPDSESARRAAATLEEQHASWWLRPVALAAPSVGAVSRTG